From Silurus meridionalis isolate SWU-2019-XX chromosome 14, ASM1480568v1, whole genome shotgun sequence, a single genomic window includes:
- the cdk5r1a gene encoding cyclin-dependent kinase 5 activator 1a has protein sequence MGTTLSMSPSYRKAALCDEAAQNSRNNKRSSVIGVLPWKRIVAVSARRKGSKKLPAGGGSQEESAVKVSFSLDGNLNLKKSQSYANLSVFTQVGGLNVANSKTTSDIAVSGALEDQDQDGSEGSKSSRRILVQASTSELLRSLGEFLCRRCYRLKRLSPGDPALWLRGVDRALLLQGWQEQAFISPPSVVFLYMLCRAVVSAEVGSERELRLELLTCLYLSYSYMGSEISYPLKPFLLQQDKEAFWDRCLEIIHCTSANMLKLNADPRFFTQVFADLKNESQRGEGERVTLDR, from the coding sequence ATGGGAACAACGCTGTCAATGTCGCCAAGCTACCGTAAGGCAGCGCTGTGTGACGAGGCAGCACAGAACAGCAGGAACAACAAGCGCTCATCGGTCATCGGTGTGTTACCATGGAAACGCATCGTAGCCGTTTCAGCGAGACGGAAAGGGTCAAAGAAGCTCCCTGCAGGAGGAGGGAGTCAGGAGGAGAGCGCTGTTAAGGTTAGTTTCAGCCTTGACGGCAATTTAAACCTCAAGAAGTCTCAGTCCTACGCTAACCTGTCAGTGTTCACGCAAGTGGGAGGGTTAAATGTTGCGAATTCCAAAACCACCAGTGACATTGCTGTGAGCGGCGCCCTCGAGGACCAGGACCAAGATGGGTCAGAAGGATCCAAATCTTCGAGGCGGATCTTGGTGCAAGCGTCGACCAGCGAGCTACTACGTAGTCTGGGCGAGTTCCTGTGCCGTCGGTGTTACAGACTCAAGCGTCTATCACCAGGTGACCCCGCACTGTGGCTGCGTGGCGTAGACCGTGCGCTTCTTCTGCAGGGCTGGCAGGAGCAGGCCTTCATCTCGCCACCAAGCGTGGTCTTTCTCTACATGCTGTGCCGTGCAGTGGTCTCGGCTGAAGTGGGGAGCGAACGCGAGCTGCGCCTAGAACTGCTCACCTGCCTATACTTGAGCTACTCATACATGGGCAGCGAGATCTCGTACCCTCTCAAGCCCTTTCTGTTGCAGCAGGACAAAGAGGCATTCTGGGATAGGTGCCTGGAGATCATCCACTGCACCAGCGCCAACATGCTAAAACTTAATGCCGACCCACGCTTCTTTACACAGGTCTTCGCTGACCTGAAAAATGAGAGTCAGAGAGGGGAAGGGGAGAGAGTAACTCTTGATCGATAA